In a single window of the Pyrococcus sp. NA2 genome:
- the priS gene encoding DNA primase catalytic subunit PriS — MLLREVTKEERREFYSNEWSAKQIPKFILDTLDMREFGFDHDGEGPSDRKNQYHDVRDLEDYIKATYPYAVYSSVALYEKPKEMEGWMGAELVFDIDAKDLPLRRCDHEPGKVCPICLNDAKEIARDTVIILREELGFEDIHVIYSGRGYHIRVLDEWALKLDSKSRERILAFVSASEIEDSGEFRRLLLEKRGWFVLSHGYPRAFRLRFGYFILRIKPAHLINGGIRRNIANKIVSSKEEIYEGFVRKGILASFPEGVGIESLAKMFALSTRFSKAYFDGRVTVDLKRILRLPSTLHSKVGLIAKYVGNDERDVMKFNPFKHAVPKFRKKEVREEYKKFMERI, encoded by the coding sequence ATGCTGCTAAGGGAGGTAACAAAGGAGGAGAGAAGGGAGTTCTACAGCAATGAGTGGAGCGCAAAGCAGATTCCAAAGTTTATACTCGACACTTTAGATATGAGAGAGTTCGGATTCGATCACGACGGAGAGGGACCAAGCGATAGGAAGAATCAGTATCACGATGTTAGGGATTTGGAGGATTACATAAAGGCAACCTATCCATATGCCGTTTATTCAAGTGTTGCACTCTATGAGAAGCCCAAGGAAATGGAAGGCTGGATGGGAGCGGAACTTGTCTTTGACATAGATGCCAAGGACTTACCCTTAAGAAGGTGTGACCACGAGCCAGGTAAAGTCTGCCCCATATGCCTAAACGATGCCAAGGAGATAGCGAGGGACACCGTAATTATATTGAGGGAAGAGCTTGGATTTGAGGATATTCACGTCATTTACTCTGGAAGAGGCTATCACATTAGAGTTCTTGATGAATGGGCATTGAAATTAGACTCAAAGTCAAGGGAAAGAATTCTAGCATTCGTATCTGCTAGCGAGATTGAGGATTCAGGCGAATTTAGAAGGCTACTCCTTGAGAAGAGGGGATGGTTCGTTTTAAGTCATGGTTATCCAAGGGCATTTAGGCTTAGATTCGGATACTTCATATTAAGAATAAAGCCCGCCCACTTGATAAATGGTGGAATAAGAAGGAACATCGCAAATAAGATCGTGAGTTCAAAGGAGGAAATATATGAGGGGTTCGTCAGGAAGGGAATACTAGCTAGCTTTCCCGAGGGAGTTGGAATTGAGAGTTTGGCAAAGATGTTTGCCCTATCAACTAGATTCTCGAAGGCCTACTTCGATGGCAGGGTTACCGTCGATTTGAAGAGGATACTCAGGTTGCCCTCAACCTTACACTCAAAAGTTGGTCTGATAGCGAAGTACGTGGGAAACGATGAGAGGGATGTAATGAAGTTTAATCCGTTCAAGCATGCGGTTCCAAAGTTCAGAAAGAAGGAGGTAAGAGAGGAGTACAAGAAATTTATGGAGAGAATATGA
- the engB gene encoding GTP-binding protein EngB, whose product MATIIFVGRSNVGKSTLIYRLTGKRVRRGKRPGVTRKIIELEWKNHKVIDMPGFGFMLGLPREVQERIKDEIVHFIEDNADKIDVAVLVVDGKAAPEIIERWEKRGEIPIDVEFYQFLRELNIPTIVAVNKIDKVKNVQRVIHFLAEKFGVPWSEIDKVFIPVSAKFGDNIERLKNRIYEVIRERQEQRA is encoded by the coding sequence ATGGCGACGATAATCTTCGTTGGAAGGTCAAACGTTGGAAAGAGCACACTCATATACAGACTAACGGGTAAAAGAGTTAGAAGAGGGAAAAGGCCAGGGGTAACTAGAAAGATAATCGAGCTCGAGTGGAAGAACCACAAGGTAATAGACATGCCTGGCTTTGGTTTCATGCTTGGACTGCCAAGGGAAGTACAGGAGAGGATAAAGGACGAGATAGTACACTTCATAGAGGACAACGCTGACAAGATAGATGTTGCCGTATTAGTCGTGGATGGAAAAGCGGCTCCGGAGATAATTGAGCGATGGGAGAAGCGAGGGGAAATTCCAATAGACGTTGAATTTTATCAGTTCTTAAGGGAGCTCAACATACCAACCATAGTTGCCGTGAACAAGATAGATAAGGTGAAGAACGTTCAAAGGGTCATCCACTTTTTAGCGGAGAAGTTCGGAGTTCCCTGGAGCGAGATTGATAAGGTTTTCATTCCAGTTTCGGCAAAGTTTGGAGATAACATTGAGAGACTAAAAAATAGAATTTATGAGGTGATTAGAGAACGCCAAGAACAACGTGCGTAA
- a CDS encoding Lrp/AsnC family transcriptional regulator, translating into MTRNKVELTNRQIELLRKLYREGKTIEVHTVEKTQDELAEELGITRQALSNHLKVLKELGYIRTGRGFIDLTEKALELLGEKRGDVFIFVKIEPTKRKQVYSTIKKLRVKKIYRVTGDIDLIIEADKSKLDEILEEIAALDGVKETVTHVVLGVL; encoded by the coding sequence ATGACAAGGAACAAAGTGGAATTGACTAACAGACAGATAGAGTTGCTGAGGAAACTTTACAGAGAAGGAAAGACAATAGAGGTTCATACCGTTGAAAAGACACAGGATGAGCTTGCAGAGGAACTTGGAATAACAAGGCAAGCTCTTAGCAACCATCTCAAGGTTCTCAAGGAGCTCGGTTACATAAGGACTGGAAGAGGGTTCATAGATCTAACGGAGAAAGCCCTTGAACTACTCGGAGAGAAAAGGGGTGATGTGTTCATATTCGTAAAGATAGAGCCAACGAAGAGAAAACAGGTTTACAGCACAATAAAGAAGCTGAGAGTGAAGAAGATATACCGTGTTACGGGGGATATAGATTTGATAATAGAGGCCGATAAGAGTAAGCTTGATGAAATCCTGGAAGAAATTGCAGCTTTAGATGGAGTAAAAGAGACTGTTACGCACGTTGTTCTTGGCGTTCTCTAA
- the priL gene encoding DNA primase large subunit PriL — MLDPFSESAKELLKGFGSVNEFLDAIPKIVSVDEVIDRVKVVKDKTLLEKFLELENIKDLAQFYALLGALAFSPYGLELEIVKKANLAIYSERIKRKKDIRPEEISLNINTAVEFPTDDVKKIERVYGVLEYTISVSQFLDLVPDERLSDYYIYRGVVYLRKGDLIRIWAKAFERNIEKAVNTLYEIREELPDFYREVLGGIKEFAEEEFGKRFKEVKEGKLRPEFFPPCVKNALRGVPQGIRNYAITVLLTSFLSYARICPNPPRRNVKVKDCIKDLRVITEEILPLIIEAANRCSPPLFEDQPNEIKNIWYHLGFGYTANPTLEDSGNSTWYFPPNCEKIKANAPQLCTPDKHCKYIRNPLTYYLRRLYLEGKKNAAKGGNKGGEKGVLQQ, encoded by the coding sequence ATGCTGGACCCATTTAGTGAGAGTGCAAAGGAGCTACTAAAAGGATTCGGATCCGTGAACGAATTCCTTGATGCTATTCCGAAGATAGTTAGCGTTGATGAAGTTATCGATAGGGTAAAGGTTGTCAAGGACAAAACCCTTCTTGAGAAATTCCTCGAGCTAGAGAATATAAAGGATCTAGCTCAATTTTACGCCTTGCTCGGGGCTTTGGCATTTTCTCCTTATGGACTTGAGCTAGAGATCGTTAAGAAGGCAAATTTGGCAATATACTCGGAAAGAATTAAGCGTAAGAAAGATATAAGGCCCGAAGAGATTAGCTTGAACATTAACACCGCCGTTGAATTTCCAACTGATGATGTAAAGAAAATAGAGAGGGTCTATGGAGTTCTTGAGTATACAATAAGTGTATCTCAGTTCCTGGATTTGGTTCCAGATGAAAGGCTGTCCGATTATTACATCTACAGGGGGGTGGTCTACTTAAGGAAAGGTGACCTGATAAGGATATGGGCCAAGGCCTTTGAGAGGAACATTGAAAAGGCCGTGAATACATTGTACGAGATAAGGGAAGAATTACCAGACTTTTATAGGGAAGTTCTTGGTGGAATAAAAGAGTTTGCTGAGGAAGAGTTTGGCAAGAGATTTAAGGAGGTTAAAGAAGGAAAGCTAAGGCCAGAGTTCTTCCCTCCTTGCGTTAAGAACGCCCTAAGGGGAGTACCCCAGGGAATTCGCAATTACGCGATAACGGTTCTCTTAACGAGTTTTCTCAGCTATGCGAGAATATGCCCAAATCCACCCAGGAGAAACGTAAAGGTTAAGGACTGCATTAAGGATCTGAGGGTAATAACGGAAGAAATACTTCCATTGATAATAGAGGCCGCAAATAGATGCTCACCCCCACTCTTCGAGGATCAGCCAAATGAAATCAAGAACATTTGGTACCACCTAGGCTTCGGATACACCGCCAACCCAACGCTCGAAGACAGTGGAAACTCAACTTGGTACTTCCCCCCGAACTGTGAGAAAATCAAGGCTAATGCCCCTCAGCTGTGTACCCCTGACAAGCACTGTAAATACATCAGGAACCCCCTAACTTACTACTTAAGAAGGTTGTATTTGGAGGGGAAGAAGAATGCTGCTAAGGGAGGTAACAAAGGAGGAGAGAAGGGAGTTCTACAGCAATGA
- a CDS encoding Clp1/GlmU family protein — MSTNKATFTEEVPEDRKLVVERITSLKRPSTVMIIGDVDTGKTTLAIYLANELLSRGLRVAIVDSDVGQKGILPPATISMALVDSHFSSLEELKAFYHYFIGSITPNQFFGEMVVGTMRLVDIAKRFSDVVLIDTTGMIYGSGVELKRMKIEAIKPDLILALDREGELDPIIKGFEDITVKLEVSEKAREFSRGERREFRKEKWKKYFENARTVTFNIKDVLITGTSLFQGKPIENSEKNLLEKLFKWVIVHGRKLGEKYFIVKVDMAEGPRVIDKNVVRYFDFSKLSNLIIGLIDKEGLCRGLGILKGVNFSEGTVDVLTPVDDISSIAELRFGRIRVREDGEELGLLDRDAI; from the coding sequence ATGAGCACCAATAAGGCAACGTTTACAGAGGAGGTTCCAGAGGACAGAAAGCTCGTAGTTGAGAGGATAACATCGCTGAAAAGGCCCTCAACAGTCATGATTATAGGGGATGTGGACACGGGAAAGACAACCTTAGCTATATACCTTGCAAACGAATTGCTATCAAGGGGTTTAAGGGTTGCGATAGTCGATAGCGATGTAGGACAAAAGGGAATTTTACCCCCCGCCACGATAAGCATGGCCCTAGTTGACTCTCATTTCTCATCCCTAGAGGAATTAAAGGCATTCTATCATTACTTCATAGGAAGCATAACTCCGAACCAGTTCTTTGGGGAGATGGTTGTCGGGACGATGAGATTGGTTGACATCGCAAAGAGGTTCTCCGATGTGGTTCTCATTGACACGACGGGAATGATATATGGATCCGGCGTTGAACTGAAGAGGATGAAGATAGAGGCAATAAAGCCCGACTTAATACTTGCATTGGACAGGGAAGGTGAACTGGACCCAATAATAAAGGGATTTGAAGATATAACAGTTAAGTTGGAGGTTAGCGAAAAGGCAAGGGAGTTTTCCAGAGGTGAAAGAAGAGAGTTTAGAAAAGAAAAGTGGAAGAAGTACTTTGAAAATGCGAGAACTGTGACCTTTAACATCAAGGATGTTTTAATAACGGGGACTTCCCTATTCCAAGGAAAGCCGATTGAGAACAGTGAGAAGAACCTGCTTGAAAAACTATTTAAATGGGTAATCGTCCATGGAAGAAAGCTTGGTGAGAAGTATTTTATAGTGAAAGTTGACATGGCTGAAGGGCCTAGGGTCATCGATAAGAACGTCGTTAGATACTTTGACTTCTCAAAGTTGAGTAACCTCATAATTGGCCTCATAGATAAGGAGGGCCTATGCAGGGGGTTGGGGATACTCAAGGGAGTCAACTTCAGTGAAGGTACGGTGGATGTGCTCACCCCTGTGGATGATATATCGTCAATAGCGGAGTTGAGATTTGGAAGGATAAGGGTGAGGGAAGACGGTGAAGAGCTGGGCCTACTTGACAGGGATGCAATATAA
- a CDS encoding membrane protein, which produces MDVMEPIMGAFPVAKRLWKRIVENKGLPSADEVSGIIKEIGLEELYKGEGIALFRNKYVISLLIPRENMIVVDFISSSGELSDALEIVAYYDKEIECYVVEILPANELEYEENIGIEPVIIDGKTFELKSYPVLGEFEHGRRVRLHVDGETYSLWKESGKLNVCPVCGGELRWRGKKAICMDCGIEVIVNEERQA; this is translated from the coding sequence ATGGATGTAATGGAACCTATAATGGGTGCTTTTCCAGTAGCTAAAAGACTCTGGAAGAGGATAGTTGAGAATAAAGGATTGCCGAGTGCAGATGAGGTTTCCGGGATAATAAAAGAGATTGGCTTGGAAGAGCTGTATAAAGGAGAGGGTATTGCACTCTTCAGGAATAAGTACGTTATATCCCTCCTAATTCCCAGGGAGAATATGATAGTGGTTGACTTCATATCATCCAGTGGGGAGCTGAGTGACGCCCTTGAGATCGTTGCCTACTATGATAAGGAAATTGAGTGCTACGTTGTGGAGATACTTCCAGCTAATGAGCTGGAATATGAAGAAAACATTGGAATCGAACCAGTTATAATCGATGGAAAGACATTCGAGCTGAAGAGTTATCCTGTTCTGGGAGAATTTGAGCATGGTAGGAGGGTTAGATTGCATGTAGATGGGGAAACTTACTCCCTTTGGAAGGAGAGTGGAAAGTTAAACGTATGTCCAGTATGTGGGGGAGAGCTTAGATGGAGAGGGAAGAAGGCAATTTGCATGGATTGTGGCATAGAGGTGATCGTCAATGAGGAACGTCAAGCTTAA
- a CDS encoding aldolase, translated as MRNVKLKLIYYSKLAHKKGLTGSFGGNISVRVGNYIFIKGTGSVMEEIGESQIATMTLEGEIISAVRPSSEFRLHMGIYKERDDVRAVVHLHPPYSITVSLFEGELPMLTPEAELYLRRVPILPFKPAGSVELAEQVREAMRDNDAVILQRHGIVTVGRSLREAFYRAELVEEVARLWYQRFIAKKS; from the coding sequence ATGAGGAACGTCAAGCTTAAACTCATCTACTATTCAAAGTTAGCCCACAAAAAAGGCCTCACAGGGTCATTCGGGGGGAACATTAGCGTTCGTGTTGGGAATTACATCTTCATAAAAGGAACAGGATCTGTAATGGAGGAAATTGGTGAAAGCCAGATAGCTACGATGACTCTTGAGGGTGAAATAATCTCGGCCGTAAGACCCTCCTCAGAATTCAGACTTCACATGGGAATTTACAAAGAAAGAGATGATGTTAGGGCCGTTGTTCATCTCCATCCTCCCTATTCAATAACAGTTTCCCTCTTTGAGGGAGAGCTTCCAATGTTAACCCCTGAAGCTGAGCTTTATCTAAGGAGAGTTCCCATATTGCCCTTCAAACCAGCAGGTAGCGTTGAGTTAGCCGAACAGGTTAGGGAAGCTATGAGAGATAATGACGCCGTGATACTTCAGAGGCATGGAATAGTGACGGTTGGTAGAAGCTTGAGGGAGGCCTTTTATAGGGCTGAGTTAGTTGAGGAAGTTGCGAGATTATGGTACCAAAGGTTTATAGCTAAGAAGAGCTAA